The Stenotrophomonas rhizophila genome has a window encoding:
- a CDS encoding 2-hydroxyacid dehydrogenase, with translation MKTAVFSARPYDRRFLDEANARDNAGQGFELAYFDAALDATTTGLAQGFDAVCVFVNDRLDAPVLRALHGLGVRAILLRCAGFNNVDLVAAAELGLLVARVPAYSPEAVAEHALALVMTLNRQTHRAYNRVREGNFMLDGLLGRTLHGKTVGIVGTGKIGLATARIFNGMGCTVLGSDPYPSPDFSAVGQYVALEELLARSDIVSLHCPLTPQTHHLINEESLGLMKPGAMLVNTSRGALVNTDAVVRALKSRHLGHLAIDVYEQESALFFQDLSGEIIDDDLFQRLMTFPNVLVTGHQGFFTVEALQEICSITLRNLCDFASGAECQNRVVAA, from the coding sequence ATGAAAACCGCCGTGTTCAGCGCCCGCCCGTACGACCGCCGTTTCCTCGATGAAGCGAATGCGCGCGACAACGCCGGGCAGGGGTTCGAGCTGGCCTATTTCGATGCGGCGCTGGACGCCACGACCACCGGCCTGGCCCAGGGTTTCGATGCGGTCTGCGTGTTCGTCAACGACCGCCTGGATGCGCCCGTGCTGCGGGCCCTGCATGGGCTGGGGGTGCGGGCGATCCTGCTGCGCTGCGCGGGGTTCAACAACGTGGATCTGGTGGCTGCCGCGGAACTGGGGCTGCTGGTGGCCCGGGTGCCGGCTTACTCGCCCGAGGCCGTGGCCGAGCATGCGCTGGCGCTGGTCATGACCCTCAACCGGCAGACCCACCGCGCCTACAACCGGGTGCGCGAGGGCAACTTCATGCTCGATGGGCTGTTGGGCCGCACCCTGCACGGCAAGACCGTCGGGATCGTGGGCACCGGCAAGATCGGGCTGGCGACGGCGCGTATTTTCAACGGGATGGGCTGCACCGTGCTGGGCAGCGATCCTTATCCGTCGCCAGACTTCTCGGCGGTGGGCCAGTACGTGGCGCTGGAGGAACTGCTGGCCCGCTCGGACATCGTGTCGCTGCATTGCCCGCTTACGCCGCAGACCCATCACCTGATCAACGAGGAATCGCTGGGGTTGATGAAGCCCGGCGCCATGCTGGTCAATACCTCGCGCGGCGCCTTGGTGAACACCGATGCGGTGGTGCGCGCGCTGAAGTCGCGGCATCTCGGCCACCTGGCCATTGATGTGTATGAGCAGGAAAGCGCGCTGTTCTTCCAGGATCTGTCCGGCGAGATCATCGATGACGATCTCTTCCAGCGCCTGATGACCTTCCCGAATGTGCTGGTTACCGGGCACCAGGGCTTCTTTACGGTTGAAGCCCTGCAGGAAATCTGCAGCATCACCCTGCGCAACCTGTGCGATTTCGCCAGCGGGGCGGAATGCCAGAACAGGGTGGTTGCTGCCTAG
- a CDS encoding SymE family type I addiction module toxin — MKPKPVQWPEDEEEVVLLLPRCAPSYSPSYFHNVRAVPQIGEQDRDHFGPLPLVTLRGAWLRKFGFEVGVHVRIEATPGQILLRPLWNDDPPVRENVEKPVVRYVEVEDR, encoded by the coding sequence ATGAAACCCAAACCCGTCCAGTGGCCCGAAGACGAAGAAGAAGTCGTCCTGCTGCTACCCCGCTGCGCACCCAGCTATTCCCCCAGCTACTTCCACAACGTGCGCGCCGTGCCCCAGATCGGCGAACAAGACCGCGACCACTTCGGCCCACTCCCCTTGGTGACCCTGCGCGGCGCCTGGCTGCGCAAGTTCGGGTTCGAAGTAGGCGTGCACGTAAGAATCGAAGCCACTCCCGGGCAGATTCTCCTGCGCCCGCTGTGGAATGACGATCCGCCCGTCCGCGAGAATGTCGAGAAGCCCGTCGTGCGCTATGTCGAAGTGGAAGATCGGTAA